The Aurantiacibacter arachoides genome window below encodes:
- a CDS encoding DUF1206 domain-containing protein: MVDKSEKFQWLVRLGYAARGLTYLLLGYMALGTRATPDEGNQAVFEMIQDVPLGEPLLYVMALGLAAYCIFKFASAIGDVQHRGSDKMGIAKRVGDAASGVAYAVLAWAAVEFAGAGRQNAESGQTAQATSTVLDWTLGDVLVGLVGLGFIAGGIMQAKKAATADFMHRMAGDTPQQVELVGRLGHAARAVVFAIVGWSLMQAAWFDSESQVKGIGEALMGLRQSGLGYTLVAIGLMLFGVFSLVAARYRIIPDFGAEGLKPKLR, translated from the coding sequence ATGGTCGACAAATCAGAGAAATTTCAGTGGCTCGTGCGCCTTGGCTATGCCGCGCGCGGGCTTACCTATCTTTTGCTCGGCTACATGGCGCTCGGCACCCGCGCCACGCCGGATGAAGGCAATCAGGCTGTGTTCGAGATGATCCAGGATGTGCCCCTTGGCGAGCCGTTGCTCTATGTGATGGCCCTGGGTCTGGCGGCCTACTGCATCTTCAAGTTCGCTTCCGCCATCGGCGACGTGCAGCATCGCGGATCCGACAAGATGGGCATTGCCAAGCGCGTGGGTGATGCGGCCAGCGGCGTGGCCTACGCCGTGCTCGCCTGGGCTGCCGTAGAATTTGCAGGTGCCGGACGCCAGAATGCCGAAAGCGGTCAGACGGCGCAGGCGACGAGCACGGTTCTGGACTGGACCCTTGGCGATGTTCTGGTGGGCCTTGTCGGTCTCGGATTTATTGCCGGTGGGATCATGCAGGCCAAAAAGGCGGCCACAGCCGATTTCATGCACCGGATGGCGGGCGATACGCCGCAGCAGGTCGAACTGGTCGGCCGCCTCGGCCATGCGGCGCGCGCGGTCGTCTTCGCCATCGTTGGCTGGTCGCTGATGCAGGCCGCCTGGTTCGACAGCGAGAGCCAGGTCAAAGGCATCGGCGAGGCGCTGATGGGCCTTCGTCAGAGCGGCCTGGGCTACACGCTGGTGGCGATCGGGCTGATGCTGTTCGGTGTGTTCAGCCTGGTTGCGGCGCGCTACCGCATCATTCCCGACTTCGGCGCCGAGGGCCTGAAGCCAAAGCTGCGCTGA
- the mutL gene encoding DNA mismatch repair endonuclease MutL, with the protein MPEIRRLPETLVNRIAAGEVVERPASALKELVENAIDSGARRISVTIVDGGLGAIEVVDDGCGMTAAEMELALERHATSKMPESLVGEDGAIEQVVTLGFRGEALPSIASVARLTIESRPPGVAEGWRRVVDHGAPVAEGPAGLPPGTRVRVENLFAKVPARRKFLRTPRSEYAACHDVVRRLAMARPDVGFTFEHGDRRIFSVREGQETADRVAQIVARELADNGVVIDIARDGEEGVMRLSGIAGLPTYNRGVADHQYLFVNGRPVKDRLLIGAVRGAYADMLARDRHAVLALFLDIPAADVDVNVHPAKTEVRFRDAAAVRGFIVSGLRQALSTGDRRSAQAPDSGAMGRWQAEPLGGEPSPAMRSIFAGGDWGAPSQARVAEARARWDSPTQTDALPQGRAELAEPVPEDGADYPLGIARGQVATTYIVAEAADGLVIVDQHAAHERIVLERLRAAGAGDSVAASQALLMPEVVELEEADCDRLEDHAQHFATLGLVIERFGPGAMLVRAVPAALRTSNPAALLRDLADDIASHGASLLLSEKIEHVLATMACHGSVRAGRPLNVAEMNALLREMETTPRSGQCNHGRPTWVKLSMRDVEKLFGRH; encoded by the coding sequence ATGCCCGAAATCCGCCGCCTGCCAGAGACGCTCGTCAATCGCATCGCCGCGGGCGAAGTGGTCGAGCGACCGGCGTCCGCGTTGAAGGAACTGGTGGAAAACGCCATCGATTCCGGCGCGCGCCGCATCAGTGTGACGATCGTCGATGGCGGGCTGGGCGCGATCGAGGTCGTCGATGATGGCTGCGGCATGACGGCAGCCGAAATGGAACTGGCGCTGGAACGACATGCCACGTCCAAGATGCCAGAATCGCTTGTGGGAGAGGACGGAGCCATCGAACAGGTGGTGACACTGGGCTTTCGCGGCGAGGCGCTGCCCTCCATCGCCAGCGTCGCGCGGCTGACCATCGAGAGCCGGCCTCCCGGCGTGGCCGAGGGCTGGCGCCGGGTGGTCGACCATGGCGCGCCGGTCGCCGAAGGACCCGCCGGATTGCCCCCCGGCACGCGCGTGCGGGTGGAGAACCTGTTCGCCAAGGTGCCGGCGCGGCGCAAGTTCCTGCGCACGCCGCGCAGCGAATATGCCGCCTGCCACGATGTCGTCAGGCGCCTGGCGATGGCCCGGCCGGACGTAGGGTTCACCTTCGAACACGGCGATCGGCGCATATTCTCGGTGCGAGAGGGGCAGGAGACGGCAGATCGCGTGGCGCAGATCGTGGCGCGTGAACTGGCCGACAACGGCGTGGTCATCGACATCGCGCGTGATGGCGAGGAAGGCGTGATGCGCCTGTCGGGCATAGCGGGCCTGCCTACCTACAACCGCGGCGTCGCTGATCACCAGTACCTGTTCGTGAACGGTCGCCCGGTGAAGGACCGGTTGCTGATCGGCGCGGTTCGCGGCGCCTATGCCGATATGCTCGCGCGGGACCGGCACGCGGTGCTGGCGCTGTTCCTGGACATTCCCGCTGCCGACGTCGACGTGAACGTGCATCCGGCCAAGACGGAGGTCCGCTTCCGTGATGCCGCAGCGGTGCGCGGGTTTATCGTGTCGGGACTGCGCCAGGCCTTGTCCACCGGCGACCGGCGAAGCGCGCAGGCGCCCGACAGCGGCGCGATGGGTCGCTGGCAGGCGGAACCGCTTGGCGGTGAGCCTTCGCCCGCCATGCGATCCATCTTTGCGGGCGGCGATTGGGGGGCACCATCGCAGGCGCGCGTGGCCGAGGCGCGTGCGAGGTGGGACTCGCCAACGCAGACCGACGCCCTGCCGCAGGGGCGGGCCGAACTGGCCGAGCCCGTGCCAGAGGACGGCGCCGACTACCCCCTGGGCATCGCTCGAGGCCAGGTTGCGACGACCTACATCGTAGCCGAAGCCGCCGACGGGCTCGTCATCGTCGACCAACATGCCGCGCACGAACGCATCGTGCTGGAACGCCTGCGCGCTGCCGGGGCGGGGGACAGCGTCGCTGCCAGCCAGGCGCTGCTGATGCCCGAGGTTGTCGAACTGGAGGAAGCGGATTGCGACCGGCTGGAGGACCACGCCCAGCATTTTGCCACGCTTGGCCTTGTCATCGAACGTTTCGGACCCGGCGCCATGCTGGTGCGCGCCGTGCCTGCCGCGCTGCGCACGTCCAATCCCGCGGCTTTGCTCCGCGATCTGGCGGACGACATCGCCAGCCACGGTGCCTCGTTGCTGCTGTCCGAAAAAATCGAGCATGTGCTTGCCACCATGGCGTGTCATGGGTCGGTGCGGGCAGGGCGCCCGCTCAATGTTGCGGAAATGAATGCGTTGCTTAGAGAGATGGAAACAACGCCGCGATCGGGTCAGTGCAATCACGGACGGCCGACCTGGGTGAAGCTGTCGATGCGCGACGTCGAAAAACTGTTCGGGAGACACTGA
- a CDS encoding rod shape-determining protein produces MGSFFSNFFKFGSQNMAIDLGTANTLVYVQDRGIVLNEPSVVAIETLNGVKRVKAVGEDAKMMMGKTPDSIEAIRPLRDGVIADIEIAEEMIKHFIRKVHNRKTLLRYPEIVICVPSGSTSVERRAIRDAASNAGASEVFLILEPMAAAIGADMPVTEPVGSMVVDIGGGTTEVAVLSLRGLAYTTSVRTGGDKMDEAIVSYVRRHHNLLIGDATAERIKKEYSVATVPDDGVGETIVIKGRDLVNGVPKEININQAHVAEALSEPIGAIVEGVRIALENTAPELAADIVDQGIVLTGGGALIGGLDAHIREETGLPVSIAEDPLTCVAIGTGKAMEDPIYRGVLMTA; encoded by the coding sequence ATGGGTTCCTTCTTTTCCAATTTCTTCAAGTTCGGTTCGCAGAACATGGCCATCGACCTCGGCACCGCCAACACGCTGGTGTACGTGCAGGATCGCGGCATCGTCCTGAACGAGCCGTCCGTCGTCGCCATCGAGACGCTGAACGGGGTGAAGCGGGTGAAGGCCGTGGGCGAGGATGCGAAGATGATGATGGGCAAGACGCCCGACAGCATCGAGGCAATCCGGCCGCTGCGCGATGGCGTGATCGCCGACATCGAGATCGCGGAAGAGATGATCAAGCACTTCATCCGCAAGGTCCACAACCGCAAGACGCTGCTGCGTTACCCTGAAATCGTGATCTGCGTGCCTTCGGGCTCCACCAGCGTGGAACGTCGCGCCATCCGCGATGCCGCCAGCAATGCCGGCGCCAGCGAGGTTTTCCTGATCCTCGAGCCGATGGCCGCCGCAATCGGTGCGGACATGCCGGTGACCGAGCCTGTGGGTTCCATGGTCGTCGACATCGGCGGCGGCACCACCGAGGTCGCGGTGCTCAGCTTGCGCGGTCTCGCCTACACCACCTCGGTCCGTACCGGGGGTGACAAGATGGACGAAGCCATCGTCAGTTACGTGCGCCGCCATCACAACCTGCTGATCGGCGATGCCACGGCAGAGCGGATCAAGAAGGAATACAGCGTCGCCACCGTGCCGGACGACGGCGTGGGCGAAACGATCGTCATCAAGGGCCGCGACCTCGTCAACGGCGTGCCGAAGGAAATCAACATCAACCAGGCCCATGTCGCCGAGGCTCTCAGCGAACCGATCGGTGCCATCGTGGAAGGCGTGCGCATCGCGCTGGAAAACACCGCCCCCGAACTGGCCGCCGACATCGTCGATCAGGGCATCGTGCTGACCGGCGGCGGGGCGCTGATTGGCGGGCTGGATGCACACATTCGCGAGGAAACCGGCCTGCCGGTCAGCATTGCCGAGGATCCGCTGACCTGCGTGGCAATCGGCACCGGCAAGGCGATGGAGGACCCGATCTACCGCGGCGTCCTGATGACCGCCTGA
- the mreC gene encoding rod shape-determining protein MreC, whose translation MAPPSAQITGSNKRAQLGRFAGFAFATLGAALGALLLIISLWRPETFNGLRSMAADAASPVGEAGASTRTGSRSFFEAIAGYYNAGSRNAQLERELQIARVKAAEMEALEEENARLRGVLRLAQSEGESRPVATGRLIGSSSTSTRRFGYLSAGRGDGVKVGMPVTSPMGLVGRILEVGQSTSRVLLLTDNESIVPVRRATDDVVAFAEGRADGSLRIRLINLGINPLEEGDIFVTSGAGGLFRPGVAVAMVTRITDDGAIGQLLSNPAATDFVVVEPIFEPASLQMARTPLLTEQAGDEDE comes from the coding sequence ATGGCACCGCCGTCGGCACAGATAACCGGATCGAACAAGCGGGCGCAACTCGGCCGCTTCGCCGGGTTCGCTTTCGCCACGCTGGGCGCAGCGCTTGGTGCGCTGTTGCTCATCATCTCGCTATGGCGGCCCGAAACGTTCAACGGCCTGCGCTCCATGGCAGCCGATGCGGCGAGCCCGGTGGGCGAGGCCGGCGCCAGCACGCGCACCGGATCGCGCAGCTTCTTCGAAGCCATCGCCGGATACTACAACGCCGGAAGCCGCAACGCGCAGCTTGAGCGGGAATTGCAGATCGCCCGGGTGAAGGCAGCCGAAATGGAGGCCCTGGAAGAAGAGAACGCGCGCCTGCGCGGCGTGCTTCGCCTGGCGCAGAGCGAAGGCGAAAGCCGCCCGGTCGCCACAGGGCGCCTGATCGGGTCCAGCTCTACCAGCACCCGCCGGTTCGGATACCTGTCCGCCGGCCGCGGCGACGGGGTGAAGGTCGGTATGCCCGTCACCTCGCCCATGGGCCTTGTCGGTCGCATTCTGGAGGTCGGCCAGTCGACCTCGCGGGTGCTGCTATTGACCGACAACGAGAGTATCGTGCCCGTGCGGCGCGCTACCGACGATGTCGTCGCCTTTGCCGAAGGGCGCGCCGATGGATCGCTGCGCATCCGCCTCATCAACCTCGGCATCAATCCCCTGGAGGAGGGCGACATTTTCGTCACCTCCGGCGCGGGTGGCCTGTTCCGCCCCGGTGTGGCGGTCGCCATGGTAACCCGGATTACCGACGATGGCGCCATCGGCCAGTTGCTCAGCAATCCGGCAGCGACGGACTTCGTCGTGGTCGAACCGATTTTCGAACCCGCCTCCCTGCAAATGGCCCGGACGCCGCTGCTCACGGAGCAGGCGGGTGACGAAGACGAATGA
- the mreD gene encoding rod shape-determining protein MreD, with amino-acid sequence MTILLASLVPLLPVIAPAPLLPPFGFIALLAWRMARPGLLPLWAGLPLGLFDDLYSGQPLGSGILLFSLTMIAIEMIEMRFPWRGFWQDWAVASVFIVLYIGLCALFSGTPLSLSQTPLLLPQLGLSILLFPMVARLVTALDNLRLKRVRRFG; translated from the coding sequence TTGACGATCCTGCTTGCCTCGCTGGTGCCGTTGTTGCCGGTAATCGCGCCGGCGCCTTTGCTGCCGCCGTTCGGTTTTATCGCGCTCCTCGCCTGGCGCATGGCGCGCCCTGGCCTGCTCCCGCTGTGGGCGGGGCTGCCGCTCGGTCTGTTCGACGATCTGTATTCCGGTCAGCCGCTCGGCTCGGGCATCCTGCTGTTCTCCCTCACCATGATCGCCATCGAAATGATCGAGATGCGTTTTCCCTGGCGCGGGTTCTGGCAGGATTGGGCGGTGGCGAGCGTTTTCATCGTCCTCTATATCGGCCTTTGCGCGCTGTTCTCCGGCACGCCGCTCTCGCTCAGCCAGACACCGTTGCTGCTGCCGCAACTGGGCCTTTCCATTCTGCTGTTTCCGATGGTCGCACGCCTCGTCACCGCGCTCGATAATCTTCGGTTAAAGCGCGTTAGGCGATTTGGCTGA